The following coding sequences are from one Marinoscillum sp. 108 window:
- a CDS encoding LuxR family transcriptional regulator: MSNSFPAIARYGFFILWFSYSGCMGQSSESYLLSLYNQEKYQLVVEKADSILKGEPENLSRIYQIKADALYFLNQVEESLENYLLTVSVLDEYPLDTVYLIESYSHTGFTYKYLGKYLDAIPYYKMALSICRAADDSLEISNQLAHLGTLYSHLGMYQESAAYYNEGYAIDFALNDSTALAYDLVNLGDLKCSIMEYPQAVDYYKRALKVKSTKAGNHNTHVLRLGKLSEAYLKMGELDSATFYSRMAEEAAIDLNDSLSLAKQWITKTKIFNAKGEFPAATRVGNLCYNYFKEVGQGQYQVASALALAQAHNGLSNKDRADYLLIQAALIAEENGLLEDQALVYREMASEQERYGNQKDALTYYKRYQAIRDTLSKRDKQRAILVLDREYQTNQKEQQIALLEAKALVAELQLAERKQNIVLLLTVIFLLLVVGLIVILSIRRSNRLQKSLLTAQVNELRLQIRSLVDGSAEDLGIEIQQLNDSIQDPLSERELEVLKFALSDLTNTEIAEKVFVSVNTVKFHLKNIYSKLGVANRKEALKMAMKSSSK, translated from the coding sequence ATGTCTAATTCATTTCCGGCGATCGCCCGCTACGGCTTCTTCATCCTATGGTTTTCCTATAGCGGATGTATGGGGCAATCCAGCGAGTCGTATCTGCTCAGTTTATACAATCAGGAGAAGTATCAACTCGTGGTTGAAAAGGCGGATTCTATTTTGAAAGGAGAGCCAGAGAATCTGTCCAGAATTTATCAGATCAAAGCCGATGCCCTTTATTTTCTCAACCAGGTGGAGGAATCCCTTGAGAATTACCTGCTGACAGTGTCGGTGCTGGATGAGTATCCGCTGGATACGGTTTACCTGATAGAGAGCTACAGTCACACAGGATTTACTTACAAGTATCTCGGCAAGTATCTGGATGCCATACCCTACTACAAGATGGCCCTATCTATATGTCGGGCGGCCGATGACTCATTGGAGATATCCAATCAATTGGCTCATTTGGGCACTTTGTATAGTCATTTGGGTATGTATCAGGAATCAGCCGCCTATTACAACGAAGGCTATGCGATTGATTTTGCCCTAAATGACAGCACCGCCCTGGCTTATGACCTGGTTAATCTTGGTGATTTGAAGTGTTCTATCATGGAGTATCCTCAGGCAGTTGACTATTACAAAAGAGCCCTGAAGGTAAAGAGCACCAAAGCGGGCAATCACAATACCCATGTACTTCGTTTAGGAAAATTAAGTGAGGCCTATTTAAAAATGGGAGAATTGGATAGCGCCACTTTTTATAGCCGAATGGCAGAAGAAGCGGCCATAGACCTCAATGACAGCCTGAGTCTGGCCAAACAGTGGATTACCAAAACCAAAATTTTCAATGCAAAGGGGGAATTTCCGGCCGCTACCCGTGTAGGAAATTTATGCTACAATTACTTCAAAGAAGTGGGGCAGGGTCAGTATCAGGTGGCATCTGCTTTGGCGCTGGCCCAGGCTCATAATGGCCTGTCCAATAAGGACCGGGCAGACTATTTATTGATACAGGCTGCACTTATTGCGGAAGAAAACGGCCTACTCGAAGACCAGGCACTGGTCTATCGCGAAATGGCCAGCGAACAGGAGCGCTATGGTAATCAGAAAGATGCGTTGACTTACTACAAAAGGTATCAGGCCATCAGAGATACTTTGTCTAAGCGAGATAAACAGAGGGCAATTTTGGTGTTGGACAGAGAATATCAAACCAATCAAAAAGAGCAACAAATAGCCTTGCTGGAAGCCAAGGCTCTGGTGGCTGAGCTTCAACTGGCCGAGCGCAAGCAAAACATTGTGCTTTTGCTTACCGTGATTTTTTTATTGCTGGTGGTGGGGTTGATTGTGATTCTTTCAATTCGAAGAAGTAATAGGCTTCAGAAAAGCTTGCTCACGGCTCAAGTCAATGAACTTCGACTTCAGATCAGGAGCCTTGTGGATGGAAGTGCGGAGGATCTTGGAATTGAAATCCAGCAACTCAATGACTCTATTCAGGATCCGCTCTCGGAGAGAGAGCTTGAGGTGTTGAAGTTTGCGCTTTCCGATCTTACCAATACAGAAATTGCGGAAAAAGTGTTTGTTTCCGTCAATACCGTGAAGTTTCACCTAAAGAATATTTACTCCAAACTCGGGGTAGCTAACCGCAAGGAAGCCCTGAAGATGGCTATGAAGTCTTCATCTAAGTAG
- a CDS encoding PLP-dependent aspartate aminotransferase family protein: MSDKKFETAAIRHQIERSSQKEHSSPIYMTSSFKFDDAEDARSLFAEEKQGNIYSRYSNPNTDEFIQKLCLLEGAETGMAMASGMAAMFTSLAAFLSSGDHVVASRSLFGSTHQILTKLLPKWGISSTYVDILDDAGWEKAIQPNTKMIFLETPSNPALDLVDLEKICALGKSKGILVNVDNCFATPYLQNPIKWGADIVTHSATKFIDGQGRVIGGAIVTTEELFPEIKFMARHTGPSMSPFNGWLLSKSLETLAVRMDKHCDNALKLAQLLEGHSALKQVRYPFLPSFPQYELAKKQMRLGGGIVTFELKGGIDQGRKFLDALEMISLSANLGDTRTIATHPASTTHSKLSEEERLAVGITPGLVRVSVGLEHMDDIIADVEQALDRSK, from the coding sequence ATGAGCGACAAAAAGTTCGAAACCGCGGCAATAAGACATCAAATAGAGCGATCTTCTCAAAAAGAGCACTCTTCTCCTATCTACATGACCTCCAGCTTCAAGTTTGACGATGCGGAGGACGCCCGATCGCTATTTGCTGAAGAAAAGCAAGGAAATATTTATTCTCGCTATTCCAACCCAAACACGGACGAGTTTATCCAGAAGCTATGCCTGCTGGAAGGAGCCGAAACGGGTATGGCGATGGCTTCCGGTATGGCCGCTATGTTTACCAGTCTGGCGGCCTTCCTCAGCAGTGGCGACCATGTGGTAGCATCACGTTCACTTTTTGGGTCCACACATCAGATTCTCACCAAACTCTTACCCAAATGGGGCATCTCCAGCACTTATGTGGATATTCTGGATGATGCTGGCTGGGAAAAGGCCATTCAGCCCAACACCAAAATGATCTTCCTCGAGACTCCAAGTAATCCTGCTTTGGATCTGGTAGACCTGGAGAAAATCTGTGCGCTTGGCAAGTCCAAAGGCATTCTGGTAAATGTGGACAATTGCTTTGCCACGCCCTACCTGCAAAACCCTATCAAATGGGGCGCAGACATTGTTACTCATTCGGCCACCAAGTTCATCGATGGACAGGGCCGGGTAATTGGTGGGGCCATTGTTACTACTGAGGAGCTCTTTCCTGAAATCAAATTTATGGCGCGGCACACCGGCCCATCCATGTCACCCTTCAACGGTTGGCTGCTGTCCAAAAGTCTGGAAACCCTGGCCGTGCGCATGGACAAGCACTGTGACAATGCCCTAAAACTGGCTCAACTCCTGGAAGGGCATTCGGCACTCAAGCAGGTTCGGTATCCGTTTTTACCATCATTCCCACAGTACGAGCTGGCCAAAAAGCAAATGCGACTTGGTGGTGGTATAGTGACTTTTGAGCTTAAAGGGGGAATTGATCAGGGCAGAAAGTTTCTCGATGCATTGGAAATGATCTCACTGTCTGCCAACCTGGGTGACACGCGTACCATTGCTACGCATCCTGCCTCTACCACCCATAGCAAACTTTCCGAAGAGGAGAGATTGGCCGTGGGCATTACCCCCGGTCTTGTGAGAGTATCCGTAGGCCTGGAGCATATGGACGACATCATTGCTGATGTAGAGCAGGCATTGGACCGATCCAAATAG
- a CDS encoding rhodanese-like domain-containing protein, with translation MKEISVKELKQMMDSGEDFQLIDVREPNEFEVAEIGGELIPLSTVPDNADKFSKEKKVVVHCRSGKRSANAIQYLEQQHGFDNLYNLAGGILAWSDEIDPSVQKY, from the coding sequence GTGAAAGAGATAAGCGTAAAAGAACTGAAACAAATGATGGATAGTGGTGAAGATTTTCAACTCATCGATGTGCGGGAGCCCAATGAATTTGAGGTGGCCGAAATCGGTGGGGAATTGATCCCATTGTCTACTGTGCCAGACAACGCAGATAAGTTTTCAAAAGAGAAAAAAGTGGTGGTACACTGCCGCAGTGGTAAGCGAAGTGCCAATGCCATCCAGTACCTGGAGCAGCAGCATGGGTTTGACAACCTGTATAACCTGGCGGGAGGAATCCTTGCCTGGTCAGATGAGATAGACCCAAGCGTGCAGAAATACTGA